The following proteins are co-located in the Panthera uncia isolate 11264 chromosome F1, Puncia_PCG_1.0, whole genome shotgun sequence genome:
- the GPR161 gene encoding G-protein coupled receptor 161 encodes MSAKGVVRHALPTARRGALTMSLNSSLGHGKELSNLTEEEGGEEGVVVTSFVAIIIITVFVCLGNLVIVVTLYKKSYLLTLSNKFVFSLTLSNFLLSVLVLPFVATSSIRREWIFGVVWCNFSALLYLLISSASMLTLGVIAVDRYYAVLYPMVYPMKITGNRAVMALVYIWLHSLIGCLPPLFGWSSVEFDEFKWMCVAAWHREPGYTAFWQIWCALFPFLVMLVCYGFIFRVARVKARKVHCGTVVIVEEDPQRDGRKNSSTSTSSSGSRRNAFQGVVYSANQCKALITILVVVGAFMVTWGPYMVVITSEALWGKNYVSPTLETWATWLSFTSAICHPLIYGLWNKTVRKELLGMCFGDRYYREPFVQRQRTSRLFSISNRITDLGLSPHLTALMAGGQPLGNSSSTGDTGFSCSQDSGTDVMLLEDYTSDDNPPSHCTCPPKRRSSVTFEDEVEQMKDAARNPILHVKAEVHESLDSYAASLAKVIEAEAKINLFGEEALPGVLAAARTVPGAGFGGRRGSRTPASQRLQLQSIEEGNVLAAEQR; translated from the exons TCGTCCGGCATGCTCTGCCCACCGCACGCCGAGGTGCCCTGACCATGAGCCTCAACTCCTCCCTCGGCCACGGGAAGGAGCTGAGTAACCTCACAGAGGAGGAGGGTGGCGAAGAGGGGGTCGTCGTCACCAGCTTCgtcgccatcatcatcatcaccgtgTTCGTCTGCCTGGGCAACCTGGTCATCGTGGTCACCTTGTACAAGAAGTCCTACCTCCTCACCCTCAGCAACAAGTTCGTCTTCAGCCTGACCCTGTCCAACTTCCTGCTGTCTGTGCTGGTGCTGCCTTTCGTGGCCACCAGCTCCATCCGGAGGGAATGGATCTTCGGCGTGGTCTGGTGCAACTTCTCCGCCCTTCTGTACCTGCTGATCAGCTCGGCCAGCATGCTCACGCTGGGGGTCATAGCTGTCGACCG CTACTATGCTGTCCTGTACCCCATGGTGTACCCCATGAAGATCACGGGGAACCGCGCCGTGATGGCGCTTGTCTACATATGGCTTCACTCCCTCATCGGCTGCCTGCCGCCTCTCTTTGGTTGGTCGTCGGTGGAGTTTGACGAGTTCAAGTGGATGTGTGTGGCTGCGTGGCACCGGGAGCCCGGCTATACCGCCTTCTGGCAGATCTGGTGTGCCCTCTTCCCCTTTCTGGTCATGCTGGTGTGCTACGGCTTTATCTTCCGCGTGGCCAGGGTCAAGGCGCGCAAGGTGCACTGTGGCACCGTGGTCATCGTGGAGGAGGACCCCCAGAGGGATGGGAGGAAGAACTCCAGCACCTCCACCTCCTCGTCCGGCAGTAGGAGGAACGCCTTTCAGGGCGTGGTCTATTCGGCCAACCAGTGCAAAGCCCTCATCACCATCCTGGTGGTCGTCGGTGCCTTCATGGTCACCTGGGGCCCCTACATGGTTGTCATCACCTCTGAGGCCCTCTGGGGGAAGAACTACGTCTCCCCGACCCTGGAGACCTGGGCCACGTGGCTGTCCTTTACCAGCGCCATCTGCCACCCCCTGATCTATGGGCTCTGGAACAAGACGGTTCGCAAGGAGCTGCTGGGCATGTGCTTTGGGGATCGGTATTACCGGGAGCCGTTCGTGCAGCGGCAGAGGACTTCCAGGCTCTTCAGCATTTCCAACAGGATCACAG ACCTGGGCCTGTCCCCACACCTCACGGCGCTCATGGCGGGCGGACAGCCCCTGGGGAACAGCAGCAGCACCGGGGACACCGGCTTCAGCTGCTCCCAGGACTCAG GGACAGATGTGATGCTGCTCGAGGACTACACGTCGGATGACAACCCTCCCTCCCACTGTACTTGCCCCCCCAAGAGGAGGAGCTCGGTGACATTTGAGGATGAAGTGGAACAAATGAAAG aTGCTGCCAGGAACCCTATTTTGCACGTGAAAGCCGAAGTGCACGAGTCCCTGGACAGTTACGCAGCCAGCTTGGCCAAAGTCATCGAGGCCGAAGCCAAAATCAACCTGTTCGGGGAGGAGGCTTTGCCGGGGGTCCTGGCGGCCGCGCGGACCGTCCCGGGGGCCGGCTTCGGGGGCCGCCGAGGCAGCAGGACTCCGGCGAGTCAGAGGCTGCAGCTGCAGAGCATCGAAGAAGGGAACGTTTTGGCTGCGGAACAGAGATGA